TATATggcatagaaaataaaatgaatcttgatGTACAATATGACTATccagtattttgttgttgttttcccctttattggatatttacttacatttcaaatatctcctacccacccacccactagtTCCTGCCTTCCTGTTTTGGCAGTTCCCTACAGTTTGGCATtgaaccccctcaggcccaagggccacttcgtccactgatgtccaacaaagtcatcctctgccacttatgctgctggagccatggatccctccatgtgtactctttggttggtgatccagtccccgggagctgggatgggggtggggtctggccctttgacactgttgctcccccgactggggctgcaacccccctcagctccttcagtcccttctttaactcctccatcgAGGACCttgcgctcagtccaatggtcggctgggagcatccacctctgtatttgtcaggctctggcagagcctctcaggagaccatATCagactcctgccagcaagcatTTCCCTGATCCATCGCACATACAGTcgccaaaccccaacactatccagtattttttaatttttacttttcatatgtatatatgcaagtaCCTGCACAGGCCAGAACAGAGTGTCAGAACTCTAGGGATGCTGGCAATTGAACcaaggcctctggaagagcagaacatctcttaactactgagctatcttcccagccctaACCATAGTTATTTTAATAAGAGAATTCATATTTTGTTGTTAGAACTTACACTGTGTTTATAATATGGATGTGCTcatacttcatttacatttttatttaagaagTGTTCTGAATGTTCATCTGGAAAGGAAATTTTCGTAACAAAACATTATgcattttggggctggagagatggcccaacagttaagaacacttgctgtaaccagtaccccagagctcttgtctctagctgcatatgtatcaaaagatggcctaggcggccatcactggaaagagaggcccattggacacgcaaactttatatgccccagtacaggggaacgccagggccaaaaaaggggagtgggtgggtaggggagtgggggtgggtggctatgggggacttttggtatagcattggaaatgtaaatgagctaaatacctaataaaaaatggaaaaaaaaataaagaaggaaattaaaaaaaaaaaaaaagaacacttgctgttcttacagagaacctaGATTTGGATCTTAGCATCCTCATTGTAGTTTACAATTCTAACTGCAGTCACTGGGGATCtaatactctcttctggcttctgccgGCACCAGGTgagtgtggtgcacatatatacaggcagacaagaaaactttaaaaaaaatgctacacATCTTTTTCAGAGGTAGTAAGAATATATTTCTATTTGCAGGCTGTAGAGCTGAGTCTCCCTGCTGATGACTTTATAACTGACTTGGGAGATTATGAAGGACTTGGCATTTATAGAACCAtacatttgtaaaaacaaaatgttaCTTGCAAATCTGATGAGAAGATTTCCGTATGTTAGCACAGGATGTAATAAAGTGTGAGTTGGGCTGTAATCATGGAGCATGGCTATATATCTTCATCCTAACTCTGAATTCCTGGGTCCAATGACCCTTCTTCCTCAGCCCCCTGAGAAACCAGAGCTACAGGGCTTATACCATAGAACCTGGCAAAGTGAAcactttcatttttcaaatttaaagACACAGATGAAGAACAGGAAATCCAGTCCATATTAGTCATTACTGCCACTAGCTCCTGACAGAAATGCTGCTGCTATACTTGGCTCTATAAACCAAGGTCCTAGTTTTTGCCTAAAGGAATGATTTTAGTTTCTTTGAGGCACTTTACATTCTAATTCATGATAAGATTTTGTGGCCATTCAAGAAATACTAGACTGGTATGAATTCCCCTCAAAGATGACACATTTTCTCAACTGCATGAGTGTTTAACTGCTGGTGTAAACACTTGAATAAGCCTGGCTTACTAGTATTTTTAGAAATAAGTAACAAATATCTTCTGTCATGTAACCCATATCCCCAAAGAAACGGAAATGTACTACTACTATACAGCAAAAGGTGCAAGCACATGTGAGCcactaatgtgggtgctgggaaccaaagcacAGTACTCTCAGAAGGAGCAGTGGGCACTGcatccctgaaccatctctccaggcctctcaCTGACCTTTACAACAATGAATCAAGAGCCCAGGTGCAGTCCTTTGAAATGTTAAATACTTAATTCACCCCATATCTTGAAAATTCCTATGCTTTGAGATTTGGTTGTATTTTTAAGTCTTCATGCTGAATTTATAACCGACATATCCTTTCTGGCCCTATTTACGCTTACATTTTACAGAGTCCTAGGCTCTGCATGACAGACACCCAGGGTGTTGCTCTAAATCCTGAATAACAAGAATGATTTGGGTCCCAGGCAGCAAGAACAGCACTGGCCACAACTAATTGATGTACTAAAACAGTGTATACCAAGAGAACATCAACCCTGCTTGTAAActctgaggaacaaaatactacttCTCTGTTGTCTACACATTTATGGgaaatttatacacatacacaatgttctctaaaattcttttaaacttttatttgaaaGGTTCATGTAAGTAAAgttctttggtttgttgaatAGGAGACTTTACATATATCTTGGTTAGGGTGTTACTGTTCGTGGCTTTTTACATCAAGAATCAGCCCTGATAAGAGAATATGTTAAGACCAAGCTACGTTTTCCTGGGTCTTCCTATCTATAACTTCCCAGCCCCCTTCtttgatagggtctcactatgtagtgctggctgtttagaactcactatgtagcccaggttagcctctaaTTCGCAGAgatccttctacctctgcctcaGAATGCTGGAACAAGCTTTAAGTTTCTCATTTTTAAGTTTAACATATACATTGGCCTCAATTTTTGGTGGCAGTTTTAACATGTAAAACATGTGCTAAACATTTGTAAGCAAATGTATAATATACAACCTAAAATTCAAGGATCTCAGTGTGTTTAAATTCTACCTTTAAAATTGTAAATAGTGTAATTAAATACGGAAGTCAGCAACCTGTGGACACATCAATGCAAGAGgaacagaggactgctgggaacTGTTGAAGCGACTGAGTTTGAATTATGAAAACTTTCCAAAACACGCTGTGATTGGGGAAACAAGTCTTTGCCTCATTTACACTTTTCCTGTTAAGTTTTCTGCTTTATCTGCTGTCAACTGTGTTTACTCTAAGTTATCTTTATGCTTCTTAACCTGATCATCTCAAGCCTATAATGTACAGATGCCAATCAGTCCTGAGAAATATGGAATGTATCCTGTTGACCTATAATGTACAGATGCCAATCAGTCCTGAGAAATATGGAATGTATCCTGTTGACCTATAATGTACAGATGCCAATCAGTCCTGAGAAATATGGAATGTATCCTGTTGACCTGGGTGGGGGCCCTGAAGTCATACTAaagtaaatgtgtttttaaacttttcagatttaagactttaaaaaatatctgcttttatttttatttatgtgtaaatgacttgtgtgtgcaggtgcccacagagaccagaagagggcatcatcccTTGGAGGGGGAATCAGATCATAGGGAACTTTGAGCCACTTTATataagtgctaggaactgaattcaggtgctctgaaagaacagcatgaGCCCTTAGCCACTGgcccatctctgcagcccctgcctGACAAGACACAGGTACATATGTTGGAAAAAAATCCATCTTTGGTACGGaaacaaaattactttaaaatattttcaaacatacacacatcttactttattttatttttgttgctgtacaTTTTTTATCAGGAGGAACTCTGAATCACTTTGAATTCTCCAGTGGCATAATAGTCAGAGTCACATTTAAATGGTTCCTTAGAAAGTGTCACATAAATATTGCCGTTATCCACCTTCACGGTGTGAATCCTTTGCTTTACTCCTTTGGAACACCACTTGGGTTTTGCTGATGGGTCTTTAGGATTTATAGACTGGTATAATCCTTCTCCTGTTGCCAAAGTGATTTTATATTTATGCCAGGGGCAAACTATACATGATTGTCCATTGAAATCCTGGAGGAGAAAAAATAACAGATTTAATCGTCTTGACCTTAAAGTGTTTGGGACAGATCTCAGATTTAATCTAATACAGGAGAACTGGGCTAAAGAACAGCACTAAGAGGAACGGCACGCACTAGTAACCCAGAGTTCACTTGGGAGCTGAGGCAAGAAGCTCTTGAGCTTGAAGTCAGCCTGGATTACACTGTGAGACTGTCTCATAAACAAAGAGGAGTCTGCCAGTGGGAGAGTTCTGTAGGTGAAGGCACGCTGTGTTTTCAGCCCCAGAAACCCAGATAGACAGACAAGGGCAGCGGCCTCCACAAGGCTGTCCCCCCACACAGAAAGTAGATAAACACAGCAAATAGACAGAAGGCCTTGTCTTCTCCTCCTACCCACAAGTTAATCATCACAAAGCAAACCTAATCTGAGGACGATCAAGCTCCTTCTGTAGCTAGAACTTGGTGAGCTGGAGCTGCAGCAGGGGAGATCTGGCTGGCAGAAGACCTCACTGCCTCATAGCCAGTAGATATCTACACTAAAGTCACTTGCTTGGCAGAAAGGGGGCAGGGCTTCTAGTGCCTCTAGAGGAATTTTCATTAGCTCCCAGAAGAGTTGTAATGCCTAGGCATTACTAAAGGCATACGTGCAAGGCTCTTAGACAAGCAATTTGTGATCCCCACTTTTAATGTCTTAGTGAAAGGCTGCCAAGCCTTAAGGAACACCTGGACCTGCTGTAAACACAGCTGTAAACACAGCTGTAAACACAGCTGCTGTAAACACAGCTGTAAACACAGCTGTCTGTTTAGATTCAGTGAGCATTGGGGGACTAGGGTTCGGCGTGTCTAAGAGGCTCCAACATGCCACGAGTTCAGGCTGCGGCTCACATGCCAAGTAGCAAGCTCTTTGTAGCCTGCAATACTAGTATTCTCATCAACAGGTGCTTACAGCCCTCTGTACCGGAAACCAAGGATTGCTGATACAGTTCCCATACAGGTATCagcaaatagtgacattttcaTAACAAATATATGTCCTGTGTTTGGAACAGGAACATATATGGTTAACATGCACACTTGTACTTTATAGTAATTaggcaaaacaagacaaaacagaacaaaacaaaactaaaaaatggaAGACAGAAATTAGATAGCTAGTTTTGGAGTATAAGAAAGCAAAGGGAATTTTCCCAAATTTTTTACGTAATATTTCAAAAGTTGTTTTTTCTCAAATACTTTGAAAACCTTTTATTATATTGAATATTATTATTCTAATATAATATACTGAATAATACCCTTTATTATATTGGAAATACATACTCATAAAATTCAAAGTATTAATAAAAATGGAtgttttaaaaatgcaggcttATTAGAACTACTCCATTTGCTCTTAATATTCACAaacacattgttttgttttttttccattttctctattttcatttgcccttttattctctttttttttcaattttttattagatattttcttcatttacatttcaaatgctattccaaaagtcccctatacctccccctgccctgctcgcctacccacccactcccacttcttggccctggcgttcccctgtactggggcatataaagtttgcaagaccaaggggcttctcttcccaatgatggcagactaggccatcttctgctacatacgcagctagacatgagctctaggggtactggttagttcatattattgttccacctatagggttgcagacccctttagctccttgggtactttctgaagctcttccattgggggtcctgtgttccatctaatggatgaccatgagcatccacttctgtatttgccaggcactggcaaagcctcacacgagacagctatatcagggtcctatcagcaaaatcttgctggcatgtgcaatagtgtctgtgtttggtggctgattatgggatggatccccgggtgggtattctctggatggttcatcctttcatcttaactccaaactttgtctctgtaactccttccatggtattttgttccctcttctaagaatgaATGAAGTATCCagacgttggtcttccttcttgattttcttgttttgcaaattgtatcttgggtattttaagtttctgggcaaatatccacttatcagtgagtgcctatcaagtgacttcttttgtgactgggttacctcactcaggatgatatcctccagatacatccatttgcccaagaatttcataaattcattctttttaatagctgagtagtactccattgtgtagatgtaccacattttctgtatccattcctctgttgagggacattgggttctttccagcttctggctattataaataaggctactatgaacatagtggagcatgtgtccttattgccagttggaacatcttctgggtttatgcccaggagagcgattgctggatcttccagtagtactatgtccaattttctgaggaacctccagactgatttccagagtggttgtacaaacttacAATCCcaaaagcaatggaggagtgtttctctttctccacatcctcaccaacatctgctgtcacctgaatttttgatcttagccattctgactggtgagaggtggaatctcagagttgttttgatttgcatttccctgatgattaaggatgttgaacattttttcaagtgcttctcagcccttcagtattgctcagttgagaattctttgtttagctctataccccatttttaatggggtttttgaatatctggagtccagcttcttgagctctttgtatatattagatattagtcccttatcagatttaggattggtaaaaatcctttcccaatctgttggtgggctttttgacttattgacagtatcttttgccttacagaagctttgtaattttatgaggtcccatttgtccattcttgatcttacagcacaagccatttgtgttctgttcaggaatttttccctgtgcccatatcttcgaggcttttccctactttctcctctataaatttcagtgtctttggttttatgtggaggtctttgatccacttagacttgagctttgtacaaggagataggaatggatcgattcgcattcttccacatgataacc
Above is a window of Mus musculus strain C57BL/6J chromosome 13, GRCm38.p6 C57BL/6J DNA encoding:
- the Rfesd gene encoding Rieske domain-containing protein, whose protein sequence is MDPEISEQDEEKKKYTSVCVGREEDIRKSERMTAVVHDREVVIFYHKGEYHAMDIRCYHSGGPLHLGEIEDFNGQSCIVCPWHKYKITLATGEGLYQSINPKDPSAKPKWCSKGVKQRIHTVKVDNGNIYVTLSKEPFKCDSDYYATGEFKVIQSSS